The Cicer arietinum cultivar CDC Frontier isolate Library 1 chromosome 1, Cicar.CDCFrontier_v2.0, whole genome shotgun sequence genome contains the following window.
ttgctcCCCCTCCCCTCCTCTTGTggtagactatttatagacttttttgatgtagattacaaaagacaagaaaataattgattaattgtTGCTTTCGgattcttttcatttaattgaccacaattatactgattcttattatcattgattcatttcttcggtttcttttctattcaattgaccTTCATTATACTTGTTTCTTTTCAATCAAATGATGatcattataataatttttattatcatcaattcaatttaattaaatacgtttgtttttattatttttattttattttagaaaatagtaaaagtttCTGGAAAGGACTCAGAGTCAAATAGAAACCAAACATAATTCATGATTTTCTAAAatctaactatttatttttattattattttcatcattattatttttttaatttttttatatatttattaaaaatcataaagcaGCTGAGAAATTATGTGTCTAACACCAGGTTTGAGGAAAAGGGCATAATGTTCGTGAATTGAAACTATAGTTTGATTTCTTCAATAATCTTACCGAGATAACGTAAACTACGCCACAAGAAAGAAGCAGATAACAGGCAATGTTTTGAAGAATAACAAGATCTTTTCGCTCCCCATTATAGTCGGGGAAAGCCCTGGTCATCACTGCCACACTGCAGAAAAGAAAAACCACAACTCAGACAGAAACCACActacaattaatatttatatgcaTCATCGTGTATACAGAAATATCATACAATCTCTACCTTACCCCCAAAATTTGAggtgtgtttgattttatattgaaaaaactCTCAGAATTGATTTTGTATCTATCATATATGATTTTAGTAAAGACGGAGGATGTGTGGTTATTGTCGGACAATGCCTCTAAACCTCAGTTTTGAGTTGAAAAAGTAACACTAACTTTGAGAATAAACCCTCAATTTAGTCTTCAGAGTATCATTCTCTTTCTAATTAGTCTCTtaagtatatataaataataaattgtccCTAAAGTACATGAAATTTGTCACTATAATCTCTGGTCTTAAAATGCTACGGATTAGCATTTTCATATACTTTAGGGGTTAAATGATGGGTTTCATATACTTTAcgtagtaattattatttttatatagtttagAGATTAAGTTGGAGAGAGTGGTAATTTAGAGACTAAATTGAGGATTTATTCCCACTGTTTTATATTATATCAGATAACAAACTTGTTTTCATCATAAAAACACAATAACatagatcattttcatttcaaacacaattttaaacaaataaattccaTTAAAAATCACGATTATCAAACTCAGATCCACACACACAATAATAATTACTGTAAGATTGTAGAAAATTAAGAATTTGGTTAACacataatatttaatacataataaaaaacatttaagaAAGAGAAACCGTACAATATCTGCAGCATACCCCTGCCAGCCCAATACTCTAGAACCTGAAAATGCAATGTACCAGTAGAAGTAAAAAGACAAATGCTGTTTGTTAAGGAGCAATGAAAAACGAAACACAAGAATTACACTTCATTTAATTTGCAATTACTTTTAAAACCCTCTAACCATTTCTATACTACCATCTTACCCATGTTAGGTTAGTAGAAAACACCTTTGTCAAAATTCGCTTTTAGAGTACTCGTAACATTTAGGAGGCCTCAAagtaaaaacatataaaattaagGCTCCATTTACTTTGCAAAAatcttttctattttcatttattaaaatttgtattaactTTACTTATTAACTTAAGGAGGTAAGAGacttttgaaattaataattatttatatttctaaaaaaaacaaaaatttcaaaaaataatttcattatttttggaATGCATCCTCATTAAGTAACATTTTATCGTCCCTTCATCACAATAGTTCATTTGGAGTCTCTTGTGAAACTAAAatgaacatatatttttgaaaatgaaaacatGGAATGTATTCACAAACTAAATAAGACCTAAAATAATGTGATCCAACAACCATCGATTCCATTTCTTTCGGAACATAGAGTATCTTAGtgtgtaaatttaaaaattgttgaagtcccacattggacaAATTTCGTATTGAAtagttttcaactctataaatactcAAGTTCACATTAGATAGAAAATGTACTTCGGtgacataaattgattttgaaacagattttttaaactcaaaaacaacaattttaagaagTTTCTTTTTGTCATGTCAACTGAAGAGATTACTACCGTTACAACAATACTGCTAGAGATGTTTGGGATGCTCtgaagaagaaatatgatatcGAGAAAGTTGGGGCTAAAAGTAAGTTGTGAGCCGCTACTTAGAGTATCAGATGACCGATGAAATATTTGTGGAGGCTCACTCCCGTATAATTCATAAGATAGCTCATGAGTTAATCTCTTAATATATGACTTTTGatgaaaaatttcaaattgttgttattaCTGACAAACTGCCTCTGCTTGGAaggatttcaaaaaaattctcaaGCATAGAACAAAAGAATTTTCTCTAAAGAGTCTCCgagataaagaaaaaatatcttgtttatgttttcttttgtttatgGTTTTCTTCTAAAGGAGATATTATAATCGATCATGTACGCAGTGATGAGAATTTAGCAAATCATTTGACAAAAGggttagctagagagaaagtcctaaatacatccaaaaggatgagactataaagtcactcatgatggtaatctgacctaaaagactggagatcacAAGAATTAAGTTCAATGGGTAATGACAAGTCGTGAAGTGaacattttattatatcttaaagAAGTATGATTCTTGACGCGATGAAAGGATGaggtaatagaaactcttaatgagatctataatATATGTGGAGTGGACTACCTAACTacatgagtactcttgatagactcacctatgtgaatgcTGAAGTGAGGTCGATTCATATAGAATTTTGAGACAGAATTCCTAGAGCATTCACTATATTGAGATAGACGTGCATGACCATTAATGCATACACCTTATGAAAAAGGTTGTGTGTGTAGGTTTGATgttagagatagagttcaagacgaCGAGTCACTCATATTGAATCTAAATGTTACTTACTATGCAAATATTCAAATCATGAGACTATTTCAGAAACTCTGTATAAGCACGATCTTATAAAAGCTTTTGACACTATTTcagaaacattttttaaaatttaagtggGGGATTATTGGAACATAGAGTATGTTAGtatgtaaatttaaaaattgttgaagtcTCATATTGGATATATCCCATATATTGAGTAGTTTTCAATACTAAAGTTCCACATTGGATAGTCTTTTTCTATCACAAGTTTCAAACTCTTGTGAAAAGTATACCAAAATTTGATGCATTTTCCTTTGATATTTTAAAGCGTTTTATGCCGTTGTCCATTCGATATTTTAGAGTAGTTTGTACCGTAGTCTCTTCGATTTTTAGAGCGATTGTTAGGCCGTAGTTTCGTCGACTTTTTAGTGGTCTTAATACTACTATCCATTTAGAGTGGTTTTTATGTCGtagttttgttgaatttttagtAGTCATATATCACTATGAGCGATTATTGTATTGTAATCTATTTAAAGCTGTTTTTTGTGTAACTTTAATTATCATAGTGAGATATTGATGGCATAAttctaaaacaaatttatacCTTGCATGTCTGTTTTATACTCAGGGCgaaactcaaaaataacaatttcaaaagatCATACTAATAACAAATGAAATGAAAGAACGTAATTAACCTGCCAGAACTTAACAACGAAGCCCCATTCCGTCTCAGCGAGAACCACAAAAACCGCTATGAGAACAGCGTAACAACGAAATATGCCATCGAAAATCTAAaacacaaaatcaatttatcatatattaaatccaataaatgaataaataaattagaaaaaagaaGAATTAAAAAGAAGAGAAGATAGATAGATACAGTGGATTGATTTTTGAAGGAGCGAATAGCAGAGAGAACATTAACGGCGATACAGAGAATAGCAGCTAAAGCGGTTATGAAACTGAAACAGCCACAAACTACAAGGAATGGATCTGCTCTCCGTCCGATTCGTGCCGTCGTGGTAGCGCTACTGCTTGAACTCGAAGAAGGTAACACTGGTGTTGCCACACCCACGCTCCCATTTTCTTCATCTACCCCTCTACGCATCTTTCACACCTCCAACAAACAAACGTTATGGAAGaatcaacaaattaattaaataaactccTTTTTTCTATGTGTTTCTGCCTTTCTTCTTAGGGTGATATATCACtggttttttaattaatgttatttcattttctttcttaaGTTTTAGGCCCcgtttaattaaataagttataGTCTTAAACACtttaaacaattaataaaatgtagGTTTTTCCGTGTCAGTAAAACTCTGTTTTCTGTGTAACTAATTTTTCAAGGAAGTACCTATTTATTTTGCGTGTTCAAATAATCTTTTCGAAAAAAATTAGTCTTCGTTAAAAAGCTTAAGTTATGGGTATTTAGTATGTATGATTtggttgtaaaaaaaatttatacaatttttaaaacgTGAAGCTAAAGTTGTAATTTTGTTGGAAccacaaaaaaatattgtaattttgtaattaataaaattaaagctctttttctttttaaatttaaaatgttggGTACACTTTGCTTCTACGAAGCATGTTTCTTTCTTCGCCTGCCATTCAAAGGTGGCAAAGAAATCGAATCTAAAGAGCGAGAAAGAAAGGGGCACATTCCCCCACATATCACTAAGGTGACTATTTCATCGATCTTGCCATTTTTTACATTTTGACACATTAATTGGCAACCCTCGAGCAATAACTTATTTACTATTTTACCGACGGTATTTTTGAATAAGGATTTAAATGACAATGGAAATATATCTATTTGAATTGATTTGATTGAGTTTGTTTATTAATATTAGACAtaagtaaaattatttgaaataactttaaaaaaattaatatatattaatgagttgttttcaattaacttttataaattatttaagataacttataatttatagcttacataaaaatagtttaaatttattttaatttgtgttctaaatatAGTTTATACACTATCTTGTAAAttgtgaaataatattttatttaaataggttgatttattattatatattgaacGTGGATATTAATAGAGTCTATCTTTATAAAAtgaatacattaaaataaagcctaattgattaatattttgagcGGTTAACTATGTGTTTGGTAAAAAAGTACTAGACGATGTAAAGTTTATAGAAGACATTTGAGTGTTTATGATGATTTTAGatttatcttaattaattatatgccAGACTATTATTTcatctatttaaataattatattactCTGTTATATTCGATTAATTATGTTCGATTAATTATGTTTCTCTTACTTTCATTGCACATATTAATTTAAGACTGTCTTAATCACTTTCTTAATATAATTGTTGGTCTTTGGATGCTTATAAGAGATTTAAATGAAGTTGTTAGTTCCCATTAAATCTCGGGTGGTTGATCTCTTATTTAtcatgttttactttttaatattttatttattactttctcgttaatcaatcttgatactaacatttttttttcatttggaaGAAGAACATCAATCATGAAGGGATGTGAAGAAGAAGCTTGCATAtgcataacaaataatgacaaatgtcttttgttttctcttttgtAGGTAGAGGGCTTATCTTACTACGATTTTGACCATACTCTTTTagttaattgtaaaaaaattctttttgatatattaaaatatttatatttttaatatatcgaATTTAATCATCCTAATTATAAGAAtctaattatttgtatttgactcCCTTCTCTTAAGatgtcatttaaaaattaagtaagataaaaaataagaaatttattattttttgacgtCTGAATTGATAGATCGTATATTATCaggtgaaaaaataataatgatgagattcagtagataataattaaaaaaatcaatgtcAAAAAAAAGccatattacaaaaaaaaaaatacagacaTCCTTTATTAGAAACTCTCACAACTTTCACTTCACAGTATAATTATAagtgataaaaaatattgattaaatataatttgttccacttttaaataattttaataattataactaaaTTCACTACAATgactaattatattttctttaataatctTATTATTACAAGATTTTTATGTATGAACAAAAaacatcttttaatttttttgaaaaatactaaTATACCCCGCTGTAATAATCCACCAACGCGCGGGTTCTGAAACCCTAGGCGCAGTACGCACCCGCGTCTTTCCCCTCGGCGTATTGTAGCAGCTGAACTCCCTCGTCTCGTTCTCAGCTGCTGCAACTCTCGTTTTCTTTCACTTCGTTTCAACAATTTTGAAAATTCATTCTAAGTCAgagacaataaaaaaaaaaagagaaagaaatagGATTATGGGAAGTAACTTCCATTCACCGCCAGCGAAGCGCTCCATATCCGGATTGCCCGACCCGAATCCATTTCCTCCAAACGGAGCTTTCAAGCGCGCAAAGCCGTCCAAAGCTCAACAACCAATCGCCGTACCCTCTGGACACGTGGCATTCCGTCTCCTATGCAACGCCTCACGCATCGGCGGTGTCATCGGCAAGTCCGGAGCAGTCATCAAGAATCTCCAACAGTCCACCGGTGCCAAGATCCGAATCGAGGATTCTCCATCGGAGTCACCGGACCGAATCATCATGGTTATAGCCTCAAGTGCTCTCGACGGTAAAATTATGATGAGAAGCCACGGCAGCGACGGGGAAGCCGTTGAGGTGTCGAAAGCGCAGGAAGCTTTGTTGAGAGTTTTCGATAGGATCCTTGAAGTTGCGGCGGAGACGGAAGGGATTGAACTTGGGGATAGGATAGTGTCGTGCCGGCTGGTGGCGGATTCGGTGCAAGCCGGGTCCGTCATCGGAAAGGGAGGGAATGTGGTGGAGAAGATAAAAAGAGACACTGGGTGCAAAATTAGGGTTTGCAGGGATAATTTNNNNNNNNNNNNNNNNNNNNNNNNNNNNNNNNNNNNNNNNNNNNNNNNNNNNNNNNNNNNNNNNNNNNNNNNNNNNNNNNNNNNNNNNNNNNNNNNNNNNNNNNNNNNNNNNNNNNNNNNNNNNNNNNNNNNNNNNNNNNNNNNNNNNNNNNNNNNNNNNNNNNNNNNNNNNNNNNNNNNNNNNNNNNNNNNNNNNNNNNNNNNNNNNNNNNNNNNNNNNNNNNNNNNNNNNNNNNNNNNNNNNNNNNNNNNNNNNNNNNNNNNNNNNNCTTCCGATGAAGTGATCGAGGTATGATGATTCTTACCTTTCAGTTTTCAATGAGGATTTTAGGTCAATTACTTCAAAGACATGATTCCATTATTACTGCAGTATATTGGTAGTTTATACTTTCAAGTTTCTAGTGTTAAAGGTTTAGTCTAGAGTTTACACTCTCTCTAAAGCACTGGCACCTCTAATGGAAAACATGTCCAAGTGCCTGACATGGACACTACATATTGGTTACAATTATTAGTGGCGTCCACATGTCAGTGTCTAGTGTCCTATGTCTGTGTCAAGATTTATGTTTCATAGGAGACTGTTTGTCAGTTTAGTTTAGTTGGATTGATTTTCTGATTTTGTAGAATACTGCTCTGGATTTGCGATGTTAGGAAATTGAATCAATATGTAGTATACTAGTTTTGAGATCCAGGAAGTAAATGCAATTTGTATCTCTTTTGGCATTTCCAATGTTCTTATTAAGAAGCATACATAGCTTTATTAATAAGTAAAGTAGGATATGATGGTGTTTTTTTTGGTTCAAACAATTTACGTTAAAACAACCAAAAGTTATGCATTTTTTGCAGTTTTAAATTGAATTGAGTGAGTGATTCATTGTGGTCAAAGTATGCAGCAACTTTTCAGACAGTATGTTGTATAACGATTGTATAGGTATTGTCTTGTGATGTTTGACCTACCAGGCATATTGACTAAATATTTGTAATCTTATAAGCTAATGGCATGTCATGTCGTTAAGTGAGATGGATGGTAGATTCTTTTGGTTAAATTGTTTAAATAGCATCATTCATTCTGAGTTTTTTTTGCTTTACCTACACGGCGGTTCTAAACTTTTCGTAGTATTCTAGGACTCCTAATCTCTAGACTTACTTTTTTTGGAAAGAGAGAGGTCTTCTTTCTGCTTTAACATTTTTCATTCTCAGATTAGATTTTTTAGTGGTGAAGCTTATAGCTGAGACTTTTCCTTTTAATACATTTTCTCTTCATTCTTAATCGTTTGGTTAGAACTTAATGGTGAGGCCTAGTTTGGTAGTGATCTAGTGGTATAAAGGCACCTTTCACTTTGACTACCTTGGATGCTATAAGGCAGGATCTTAGTTTTGTTGTTTAGGATTGGTAACTTTTTCCCACTGACCAATCAAAGAATGCGGGAATAAGCAAAATAGGCTTCAATTTATTAATGCTTGAAAATTTTCTCTCTATTTATACTGACAAAACATCCTTTGGATTTGTGGTAGATAGAAGGAAATGTGTCACCCGTAAAGAAGGCACTTGTTGCGGTCTCTCGCCGTCTTCAAGACTGTCATCTTGCTGATAGAGCAAAGACGATGGGACGAAATCCTCATGAAGTGGTTCATCATGAAGCTTTAGTCGGAGTTCCTCGCGAGACTTTTACTTCAATTGCACGTGATACTTTTATTGGAGCTCCACGTGAGACATTAACTGATCTGCATGTGGATCATCTTCTGCAGAGGGGCTCTGCATTGTCTACTTTACCTAGTAGCTCTAACAGCTATGCCACTGGAGTTCATTCATTGTCGGCAGAAGTTAATAGAGTCTCATCCCTGGAACCAAAAGCACATCAGCAAGAAATCACCTTCAAAATTCTTTGTTCCAATGATAAAGTTGGAGGTATTATTGGAAAGGGTGGTAACATAGTTAGAGCTCTTCAAAGTGAGACAGGGGCTACTATAAGTATTGGCCCTTCAGTAGCTGAGTGTGAGGATCGGTTAATTACTGTTACCGCTTCAGAGGTTTGTTAAATAAAATCTCTGTTTTTACTCCTTTTGTTCCTTTGTGTAGTTGTAGTATGtttatattattacttttttattaattttttttttttggtggcg
Protein-coding sequences here:
- the LOC101496564 gene encoding uncharacterized protein, which translates into the protein MRRGVDEENGSVGVATPVLPSSSSSSSATTTARIGRRADPFLVVCGCFSFITALAAILCIAVNVLSAIRSFKNQSTIFDGIFRCYAVLIAVFVVLAETEWGFVVKFWQVLEYWAGRGMLQIFVAVMTRAFPDYNGERKDLVILQNIACYLLLSCGVVYVISGVLCVGFLKRHRQKQEITREQATKDLEELERRREELEQLLVAE